Below is a genomic region from Salvelinus fontinalis isolate EN_2023a chromosome 2, ASM2944872v1, whole genome shotgun sequence.
TCTAATCGAGGTTCAGGCAGATCGGCTGGGACCCACTGCTTCGTCCAACAAACACCTCGTCATTGTCCTCTCCCACCCAATCCGCTACATGACCAATGACATCCCCTACCCCTTCCACCAGAACCAGGACTTCCTCTACCTCACAGGCATCCTTGAGCCAGACAGCGCCCTGGTTCTGTGTGGTACCGGCCGCCCGGACCAAGCCATCCTCTTTGTACCCCGCAGGGACCCGGCCAGGGAGCTGTGGGATGGGCCCAGGTCAGGGAAGGATGGGGCGGCAGCGTTGACGGGGGTGGAGAGGGTCCACTGCACAGAAGAGTTGGGACTTGTACTCAAAAGCCTTAAAGGTAGGGGGTAACTAGGGGAAAGTCATTTGAACATACATATTTTAGAGTAAATGTTACTCTTGGGATGAAAGATTAGGGATTAAAAGCCTGAGGAACGTAGCTCCAAATTGTGGATCAAATTTTCATTCTGAACAAATGCAAATGTTTGAACCATTTCAAAGTGATGTAAAGAAATTAGACAAACTATATCACTAACAATTTTACTCTgattgttccctctctctcaggtaGCACTGTGTGGTATGATGGCTCCAAGCCCTGCCACCCTGGGCTCCACCAGACCCATGTTTGGCCCCTGTTGGAAGGGGGGCCCATGGTGCGCTCTCTCAGACCCCTTACACACTCCCTCAGGGCCCTCAAGAGCCCAGCCGAGGTGGCTCTTATGAAGGAGGCTGGTCGCATCACAGCACAGGTGAGTCACCTCACACACGCCATGAGTGAAGCACTCTCAACTGTTCATGTAAACCCTCTGCATCCCCTCTATCAGGCATTCAAGAAGACTATGGGTATGTCTCAAGGGGACATTGATGAAGCTCTACTGTATGCTAAAGTGAGTTTCAGGTCTTTAGACACTTTATAATTATGGTGTGTTGTCATATGGTTTAATACCTATGGTAGCAACAATAATGATGAAATGTTAATGTGAATCTCTTTCTCAATCCTAGTTTGATTTTGAGTGCCGTGCCCATGGAGCCAATTTCTTGGCCTATCCTCCTGTGGTTGCTGGTGGAAACCGAGCCAATACACTTCATTACATAAACAACAACCAGATTGTCAAGGTGAAGGGACATATGTAATGTTGCTGCTGAATGTGGGCCCACAATTCTGAGGTCAGAAGTTTTAGAATTATTAACACCCCAGGTTTGCCACGATGGTacatactacatctataccagtaactctgtctgtgtccAGACAAACAAGACTTTGCCCAATTCCTTGTATTTTCTTTCTCTCAGAATGGGGAGATGGTGCTACTTGATggagggtgtgaatacttttgttATGTGAGTGATATTACTCGCACCTGGCCGGTGAACGGAAAGTAAGTTGCATCAACATTTTGGATATTCGCTCCTTCTCGCCATCCTTTTAATGAAGTCTCCTTTTCTACCCCTCTCTTGCATGGTGAGCCCAGGTTCAGCCCTGCCCAGGCAGAGTTGTATGAGGGGGTGTTGGAGGTGCAGaaggcctgtctgtctctgtgctcCCCAGGAGTCAGTCTGGACCACATCTACAGCACCATGTTGGCTCTGCTGGGACGCCAACTCAAACAGCTGGGCATCGTGAAGGGCTCCACCAGTGATGCTGATGCACTTAAGGTACGCTCAGTGTCGCTGTGTCCTTCTGCTCAAAGTAGTTCCATGGTTGGAGAAAATAACTCCATGTCCAGTTTACCTGATAATGGTATCAAATGCATGCATAGATAACTGAAGTGTGTTTAGCATCAACGTAAATTATAATATATCACTTATTAACTCAAATGTTTTAATAGTAATATTTAATTGAAAGTAATAGGTTATATTTTGTGGCTTAAGGGGACTTAACCACGTAGACTCAATGGCTAGGAAAGGGTATTAGAGGTTAATGCTCTTTATCAAAAACCCTATTGGATAACAAACACTAATACTAATAACGTTCAGTAATAAACCATTTAGGTCCATTATAATCCTTAAATTTATGTGCTGAAACTTCAGACCATTGGCCTTTTTTAATTCATATGGGTAAGAAATGTCAGgattggctcccgagtggcgcagcggtctaaggcactgcatctcagtgcaagaggtgtcactacagacactggtTTGATttctggctgtatcacaactggccgtgattgggagtcccatagggtggcgcacaattttcccagcgtcgtctgggttagggtttggccagggtaggccgtcattttaaataagaatttgttcttacctgacttgcttagttaaataaaggttaaataaacatttttaaaatcagCAAAAATAATGGCAAGTCTAGATCGGATTTTACATTTTGATTCAGACAGTACTAGAATCAGTCTTTAACACCACTGATTTCAAAAGGTGCGTACATTCCAGAGACATGGTTAATTACCGACAGAACAATCTAGACATGTAACGCAAGCGTGCAGTTTTTCCGTGTCGAGTGTGAAAAACAAGTAGAGTTCTCTAGTGCAATACTTAGGAAAGCGTATCGTTTCTCCCAGGATGCAACATTGTAAAAACACTCAAATCTCTCCGCGTTTATGAGGCATCGGGCCCTAAATTCATCATCCTCAGTGTAAGAGTCTAGGGTAGACAATAGCAACATGTTCATTTGTAGCCTAACGATCAACGTGAGAAATAGCCATATGTTTTATAAGACTCCGTTTTAAAATATTAGGCCTATGAGGTTGCACAATAATCATACCTGGGTGGTAGTCGGGGGAGAAGACCGAAAGGTGGGGGACAAGGATTGCAGCACGCCACAGGAGTAGCCTAGGTATCACACCAGCTTGGGTGACGCTTGTGTTGGGAGGCTGGGTAGGAGAGAAGGCATTCAGCAAGACTGGTGTGTGGTGGAGGAGCTTTCAGCAATGGCACCgaagtgattgatatctgtttgcTTTCTCGATTTATAGTTCTTAATAAATGTTTAGTGaccagtgtaatttctcaccAAAAGATGGACATGCCATTGCCATGCTAGGCATTCTAGCAGTACCAGATGGTCTCAAAATGGCTTAGAATAGGGGTT
It encodes:
- the LOC129827425 gene encoding xaa-Pro aminopeptidase 3-like isoform X4, whose product is MSPLNQEGGNRRRFHQDTSASEVTPGLTQTEFDLRRQRLASLIEVQADRLGPTASSNKHLVIVLSHPIRYMTNDIPYPFHQNQDFLYLTGILEPDSALVLCGTGRPDQAILFVPRRDPARELWDGPRSGKDGAAALTGVERVHCTEELGLVLKSLKGSTVWYDGSKPCHPGLHQTHVWPLLEGGPMVRSLRPLTHSLRALKSPAEVALMKEAGRITAQAFKKTMGMSQGDIDEALLYAKFDFECRAHGANFLAYPPVVAGGNRANTLHYINNNQIVKNGEMVLLDGGCEYFCYVSDITRTWPVNGKFSPAQAELYEGVLEVQKACLSLCSPGVSLDHIYSTMLALLGRQLKQLGIVKGSTSDADALKAARRYCPHHVGHYLGMDVHDTPELSRSQPLQPGMAITIEPGLYICEDDDQVPERFRGLGVRIEDDVVIQDEINPLILSSDTPKTIADVERACAQS
- the LOC129827425 gene encoding xaa-Pro aminopeptidase 3-like isoform X3 — its product is MLPSSNILTRSATQLVSHTKFWSQGHLWCPCRNVSVKPGGWKPQKVPPRYLGQLSPFTHPHFIKNGEVTPGLTQTEFDLRRQRLASLIEVQADRLGPTASSNKHLVIVLSHPIRYMTNDIPYPFHQNQDFLYLTGILEPDSALVLCGTGRPDQAILFVPRRDPARELWDGPRSGKDGAAALTGVERVHCTEELGLVLKSLKGSTVWYDGSKPCHPGLHQTHVWPLLEGGPMVRSLRPLTHSLRALKSPAEVALMKEAGRITAQAFKKTMGMSQGDIDEALLYAKFDFECRAHGANFLAYPPVVAGGNRANTLHYINNNQIVKNGEMVLLDGGCEYFCYVSDITRTWPVNGKFSPAQAELYEGVLEVQKACLSLCSPGVSLDHIYSTMLALLGRQLKQLGIVKGSTSDADALKAARRYCPHHVGHYLGMDVHDTPELSRSQPLQPGMAITIEPGLYICEDDDQVPERFRGLGVRIEDDVVIQDEINPLILSSDTPKTIADVERACAQS
- the LOC129827425 gene encoding xaa-Pro aminopeptidase 3-like isoform X1, with amino-acid sequence MLPSSNILTRSATQLVSHTKFWSQGHLWCPCRNVSVKPGGWKPQKVPPRYLGQLSPFTHPHFIKNGEVTPGLTQTEFDLRRQRLASLIEVQADRLGPTASSNKHLVIVLSHPIRYMTNDIPYPFHQNQDFLYLTGILEPDSALVLCGTGRPDQAILFVPRRDPARELWDGPRSGKDGAAALTGVERVHCTEELGLVLKSLKGSTVWYDGSKPCHPGLHQTHVWPLLEGGPMVRSLRPLTHSLRALKSPAEVALMKEAGRITAQVSHLTHAMSEALSTVHVNPLHPLYQAFKKTMGMSQGDIDEALLYAKFDFECRAHGANFLAYPPVVAGGNRANTLHYINNNQIVKNGEMVLLDGGCEYFCYVSDITRTWPVNGKFSPAQAELYEGVLEVQKACLSLCSPGVSLDHIYSTMLALLGRQLKQLGIVKGSTSDADALKAARRYCPHHVGHYLGMDVHDTPELSRSQPLQPGMAITIEPGLYICEDDDQVPERFRGLGVRIEDDVVIQDEINPLILSSDTPKTIADVERACAQS
- the LOC129827425 gene encoding xaa-Pro aminopeptidase 3-like isoform X2 — its product is MVYVLMGIQLCPISANQLLYSIYLKSKLIVILFTTTNYGYEYCCTEYSAVASGSFEWWVYNFFPFLLSVTGEVTPGLTQTEFDLRRQRLASLIEVQADRLGPTASSNKHLVIVLSHPIRYMTNDIPYPFHQNQDFLYLTGILEPDSALVLCGTGRPDQAILFVPRRDPARELWDGPRSGKDGAAALTGVERVHCTEELGLVLKSLKGSTVWYDGSKPCHPGLHQTHVWPLLEGGPMVRSLRPLTHSLRALKSPAEVALMKEAGRITAQAFKKTMGMSQGDIDEALLYAKFDFECRAHGANFLAYPPVVAGGNRANTLHYINNNQIVKNGEMVLLDGGCEYFCYVSDITRTWPVNGKFSPAQAELYEGVLEVQKACLSLCSPGVSLDHIYSTMLALLGRQLKQLGIVKGSTSDADALKAARRYCPHHVGHYLGMDVHDTPELSRSQPLQPGMAITIEPGLYICEDDDQVPERFRGLGVRIEDDVVIQDEINPLILSSDTPKTIADVERACAQS